The Apium graveolens cultivar Ventura chromosome 11, ASM990537v1, whole genome shotgun sequence genome has a window encoding:
- the LOC141696431 gene encoding uncharacterized protein LOC141696431, which yields MVLISKKLLGSENFASWKRSMQIALSAKNKLVIVTGEFVAPDVNSGLNAQWKRVNDMVITWILNTVSDEISNSINYLYSAQMVWTELNERFAVVNGHKIYEIQRDLFKLEQGNDSVECYFHKIKGFWDELKALKPPIQCTYGASKIWEEQLEKTRLIQFLMGLHTSFTAARGQILMMNPWPSVN from the coding sequence ATGGTTCTAATTTCCAAGAAACTGCTTGGTTCTGAGAATTTTGCTTCATGGAAAAGGTCTATGCAAATTGCATTATCAGCCAAAAACAAATTAGTAATTGTCACTGGTGAATTTGTTGCTCCTGATGTTAACTCTGGTCTCAATGCTCAATGGAAGCGTGTGAATGACATGGTGATCACTTGGATTCTAAATACAGTGTCTGATGAGATCAGTAATAGTATAAACTATTTATATAGTGCTCAAATGGTTTGGACTGAATTAAATGAGCGTTTTGCTGTTGTTAATGGTCATAAAATATATGAGATTCAAAGAGATTTGTTTAAACTTGAGCAAGGCAATGATTCTGTAGAATGCTATTTTCACAAGATTAAAGGTTTCTGGGATGAATTGAAGGCATTAAAACCTCCTATTCAGTGCACATATGGAGCTTCTAAAATTTGGGAGGAACAATTGGAGAAGACAAGGCTTATTCAATTTCTTATGGGGTTGCACACAAGTTTTACTGCAGCCAGAGGTCAAATTTTGATGATGAATCCCTGGCCCAGTGTTAATTAA